Within the Enterobacter bugandensis genome, the region CTGACGACACCATCGCTATTTAACTTATTGACTGCGCCTTTAATTTCACGACTCAAAATAACTTATATTTCATGTTGTGATAATAACCCTGTAAGTGATTATACATTTTCATTAATAATTAAGCCTGAGTAAACCTTCTCATCACTATTTCGAATACCGACGTTGCTACAGTGCCTGTCAGCCGCCATGTTTCCATTTTTGAGCGACCGTCTCTTTCATTCGAAATTTTACCTGCGCTACATGCTTTCTCTCTCGATGCTATCTATCCTGCCTACCGGATGATAGATACAATTTATTATTAAAATGATAAAATTTCGTTATAATTTCTTTAAATAGTTGCATGCCAACATTTTTAACTCATTGTTATAAAGATAATTACAGGCAAGAGCCGTAACTCGACCGCGTGGATTTCCATCTCCGCCAGTCATTGCTTTTGCTTATTACCCAGCCGTTGCGCGACCAAACACGTCAGGAGTCAGTATGAACACGAAAAGACGCTCAGTTCCCGGTATCAGACACTACGATGGTCCTGCCGGCGGCTGGGGCGCGTTGAAGGCGACGGCCATTGCAGTACGTACCCAAATGGATACCCTGGACGCTCCCGCGACGCTGCTGCGTACCAACCAGCCGGACGGTTTTGACTGCCCCGGCTGCGCGTGGCCCGATAAAGAGCACAAGTCGACATTCCAGTTCTGCGAGAACGGCGCGAAAGCGGTAACCTGGGAAGCGACCAGTAAGCGCGTGACGCCCGATTTTCTGGCGGAAAACAACGTCTCCTCGCTACTGGCTAAATCAGACTTTGAGCTGGAAGGTTACGGTCGTCTGACGCATCCCCTGCGCTATGATCGGGCCAGCGATACCTTCCGGCCCGTCGACTGGGACGAGGCGTTTCAACGCATCGGGGAAATATTGCGCGGGCTCGAACCGGACCAGGTCGAGTTCTATACTTCCGGGCGCGCCTCTAACGAAGCGGCGTATCTGTTCCAGCTGTTCGCCCGCGAGTACGGCACCAATAATTTCCCGGACTGCTCGAATATGTGTCACGAGGCCACCAGCGTCGGCTTGCCGCGCTCCATCGGAATTGGGAAAGGCACCGTCTCGCTGGACGATTTCGACAAGACTGAGCTGGTGATCTCCATCGGTCACAACCCCGGCACCAACCATCCGCGAATGATGGGTACCCTGCACGAGCTGGCGCGTCGCAATGTGCCGATTATCGTTTTCAACCCGCTGCGCGAGCGCGCCCTCGAACGTTTTGCCGACCCGCAAAGCGTGATTGAAATGGCAACCTATGGCTCTACGGACATCGCCTCGACCTACTTCCAGGTGAAGGCCGGGGGCGATGCCGCCGCGCTGAAAGGCATTGCTAAACACCTTCTGGAGATGGAGGCAGAACGCGGTGACGTGCTTGACCGCGCGTTTATTGCAGAACACACCCGGGGTATTGAAGATTTTGCCGCCGATATCGCGCAGACCCGCTGGGACGACATTGAGCGCGAGTCGGGGCTCAGCCAGGCGGCGCTCAAAAAGGTGGCCGAGGCCTATGCCAAATCAAACGCCACCATCATCACTTACGGTATGGGGATTACCCAGCACAATAAAGGCACGGCGAACGTCCGCCTGATTGCTGACCTGCTGCTTCTGCGCGGGAATATCGGCAAGCCCGGCGCGGGGATCTGCCCCCTGCGCGGCCACTCTAACGTTCAGGGGAACCGGACCGTCGGGATTAGCGAGAAGCCTGCCCCGGCCTTCCTGAACCGCCTGAAAGAGGTGTTTGGCTTTGAGCCCCCTTCCCGTCA harbors:
- a CDS encoding FdhF/YdeP family oxidoreductase; translation: MNTKRRSVPGIRHYDGPAGGWGALKATAIAVRTQMDTLDAPATLLRTNQPDGFDCPGCAWPDKEHKSTFQFCENGAKAVTWEATSKRVTPDFLAENNVSSLLAKSDFELEGYGRLTHPLRYDRASDTFRPVDWDEAFQRIGEILRGLEPDQVEFYTSGRASNEAAYLFQLFAREYGTNNFPDCSNMCHEATSVGLPRSIGIGKGTVSLDDFDKTELVISIGHNPGTNHPRMMGTLHELARRNVPIIVFNPLRERALERFADPQSVIEMATYGSTDIASTYFQVKAGGDAAALKGIAKHLLEMEAERGDVLDRAFIAEHTRGIEDFAADIAQTRWDDIERESGLSQAALKKVAEAYAKSNATIITYGMGITQHNKGTANVRLIADLLLLRGNIGKPGAGICPLRGHSNVQGNRTVGISEKPAPAFLNRLKEVFGFEPPSRHGHDAVQATQAMIDGRAKALICLGGNFAVAMPDHENGFPAMGNLDLSVHVGTKLNRTHLLVGKETFIFPCLGRTELDMQATGRQSITVEDSMSMVHTSSGKLKPASPLLRSEPAIVAGLAKATLPETRVDWLTLVEDYDRIRDLIEQTIPGFENYNARIRVPGGFRMPLPPTQRIWPTATGKAMFSVFDGVQENASGEGEHVLRLITLRSHDQYNTTIYALDDRYRGVFGRRDVLFMNEEDMAQSGLEHGDRVDIETALPGSAQRLEDITVVAYNIAPGSVGAYYPEANVLVPLDYLDKDSGTPSYKSVPVRITLRSKEIRML